A genome region from Stenotrophomonas maltophilia includes the following:
- the rsmH gene encoding 16S rRNA (cytosine(1402)-N(4))-methyltransferase RsmH: MRPEAQAGHLPVSQSPAVHLPVLYTQVIEGLRVIENGRYLDGTFGRGGHARGVLTQLGPEGRLLVMDKDPEAIAVAERDFAPDPRVSIFRGSFAQLLQWDATAEGLDGVLFDLGVSSPQLDVAERGFSFGKDGPLDMRMDPDSGESAAQWINRVEDREIADVLWTYGEERQSRRIARAIVARREKQPFTRTAELAELIASVMPRGKDKIHPATRSFQAIRIHINRELADLEAGLDAAVERLKPGGRLAVISFHSLEDRIVKQYMNRLAKAPPANRRLPEAVAFVPTLDLIGGAIKATDEELAANPRARSAVLRVAQKREADA; the protein is encoded by the coding sequence ATGCGCCCAGAAGCGCAGGCCGGTCACCTTCCGGTGTCGCAGTCGCCGGCGGTGCACCTGCCGGTCCTGTACACCCAGGTCATCGAAGGCCTGAGGGTGATCGAAAACGGACGTTATCTGGATGGCACGTTCGGTCGTGGCGGTCATGCACGTGGCGTGCTCACCCAGCTCGGTCCCGAGGGGCGCCTGCTGGTCATGGACAAGGATCCGGAAGCCATCGCCGTTGCCGAGCGCGATTTCGCGCCGGACCCGCGCGTGTCCATCTTCCGTGGCAGCTTCGCCCAGCTGCTGCAGTGGGATGCGACGGCTGAAGGCCTGGACGGCGTGCTCTTCGACCTGGGCGTGTCGTCGCCGCAGCTGGACGTGGCCGAACGTGGCTTCAGCTTCGGCAAGGACGGCCCGCTGGACATGCGCATGGACCCGGACAGCGGCGAAAGCGCCGCGCAGTGGATCAACCGCGTGGAAGACCGCGAGATCGCTGACGTGCTGTGGACCTATGGCGAAGAACGCCAGAGCCGCCGCATCGCGCGTGCCATCGTGGCGCGCCGCGAGAAGCAGCCGTTCACCCGTACTGCCGAGCTGGCCGAGCTGATCGCCTCGGTGATGCCACGTGGCAAGGACAAGATCCATCCGGCCACGCGCAGCTTCCAGGCCATCCGCATCCACATCAACCGCGAGCTGGCCGATCTGGAAGCCGGCCTCGATGCGGCGGTGGAGCGGCTCAAGCCCGGTGGCCGCCTGGCGGTGATCAGCTTCCATTCGCTGGAAGACCGCATCGTCAAGCAGTACATGAACCGCCTGGCCAAGGCGCCGCCGGCCAACCGCCGCCTGCCCGAGGCGGTCGCGTTCGTGCCGACGCTGGACCTGATCGGCGGTGCCATCAAGGCCACCGACGAGGAACTGGCCGCCAACCCGCGCGCCCGCAGCGCCGTGCTGCGCGTGGCCCAGAAGCGGGAGGCCGACGCATGA
- a CDS encoding type IV toxin-antitoxin system AbiEi family antitoxin domain-containing protein, whose amino-acid sequence MGNAEARARKLLQRAGTLRARELVAAGIARAQLARLVDAGALIRMSRGVYALPGKARGDTDDGLRIIAERLPHPRLCLLSALRLHGLTTQAPFEIWAAIGNSDRAPRIDWPPLRVVRMSPTTLNAGLEERRVGTRCIYVSNVAKTVADCFKYRNLVGLDVAIEALRDALRSRATTPNALMEYARICRVARLMRPYLDALA is encoded by the coding sequence ATGGGAAATGCTGAGGCCAGGGCACGAAAGCTACTGCAGCGCGCAGGCACGCTGCGCGCGCGCGAACTGGTGGCTGCCGGAATCGCCCGTGCGCAACTGGCGCGCCTGGTCGACGCCGGCGCACTCATCCGGATGTCCCGCGGCGTCTACGCATTGCCAGGAAAAGCCCGCGGCGACACCGACGATGGACTGCGGATCATTGCCGAACGCCTGCCGCACCCCCGTCTGTGTCTGTTGAGTGCGCTGCGCCTACATGGGCTGACCACCCAGGCGCCGTTCGAGATCTGGGCAGCCATTGGCAACAGTGACCGCGCGCCCCGCATCGACTGGCCGCCGCTCCGGGTGGTCCGCATGTCGCCAACGACACTCAATGCAGGACTGGAAGAACGCCGCGTGGGCACGCGCTGCATCTACGTCAGCAACGTTGCCAAAACCGTCGCCGACTGCTTCAAGTACCGCAATCTCGTTGGCCTCGATGTCGCTATCGAGGCGTTGCGTGACGCGCTTCGCAGCCGCGCCACGACCCCAAACGCACTGATGGAGTATGCGCGGATCTGCCGCGTTGCCAGACTGATGAGACCGTACCTCGATGCCCTGGCGTGA
- a CDS encoding DM13 domain-containing protein, translating into MRRVFVLAVTHLLALGLGFGLGIYLLPILIAPDDPPVAQVQAAMGDARYHTTFRRDLKGSDAVHWADGKVSVSARQVAFDGKMGPGPDYKVYLVRDFVDNKADFLKIKAQAQRIGEVKTFNRFLVEVPESVNVDDYTTVVVWCERFEQFISAGQYRTPG; encoded by the coding sequence ATGCGCCGTGTCTTCGTACTTGCCGTCACCCACCTGCTCGCCCTCGGCCTGGGCTTCGGCCTGGGCATCTACCTGCTGCCGATCCTGATCGCCCCAGACGACCCGCCGGTCGCGCAGGTGCAGGCGGCGATGGGCGACGCCCGTTACCACACCACCTTCCGTCGCGACCTCAAGGGCAGCGACGCCGTGCACTGGGCCGACGGCAAGGTCAGTGTCAGCGCGCGCCAGGTCGCGTTCGACGGCAAGATGGGCCCGGGGCCGGACTACAAGGTCTACCTGGTGCGCGACTTCGTCGACAACAAGGCCGACTTCCTGAAGATCAAGGCGCAGGCCCAGCGCATCGGCGAGGTGAAGACCTTCAACCGGTTCCTGGTGGAGGTGCCTGAGAGCGTCAACGTGGACGACTACACCACCGTGGTTGTGTGGTGCGAAAGGTTCGAGCAGTTCATTTCCGCAGGGCAGTACCGCACGCCGGGTTGA
- a CDS encoding division/cell wall cluster transcriptional repressor MraZ gives MAVPTAYRDLVARASNNRLVLTYNPFEAGCLWLYAESEWERVRDDVMSKPNTQRVVRLLQQKLVGSAAHLELDGNGRISIPASHRGAVGIEKKAVLLGMGDKFELWSEQAHRALIQQTLSDEDLGDGLLDLKL, from the coding sequence ATGGCGGTTCCCACCGCTTACCGCGACCTCGTCGCGCGCGCCAGCAACAACCGTCTCGTGCTGACTTACAACCCGTTCGAAGCCGGCTGCCTGTGGCTGTATGCAGAGTCGGAATGGGAGCGGGTCCGCGACGACGTCATGTCCAAGCCCAACACCCAGCGCGTCGTACGCCTGTTGCAGCAGAAGCTGGTCGGCTCGGCCGCCCATCTGGAGCTGGACGGCAACGGTCGCATCAGCATCCCCGCCAGCCACCGCGGTGCGGTGGGCATTGAGAAGAAGGCGGTATTGCTCGGTATGGGCGACAAGTTCGAATTGTGGAGCGAGCAGGCGCATCGGGCCCTGATCCAGCAGACGTTGTCTGACGAGGATCTGGGTGATGGGTTGCTCGACCTGAAGTTGTGA
- a CDS encoding YraN family protein, translating to MVAERSQRGSAVEAAAEQHLQQAGLQPRARNVRYRGGELDLVMDDAGTVVFVEVRYRARSDFGGGAASVDVRKCRRLAHAALLYLQDNPALANAPCRFDVVEATGEPPQLHWLRDAFRLDDC from the coding sequence GTGGTCGCTGAGCGCAGCCAACGGGGCTCGGCGGTGGAAGCCGCCGCCGAGCAGCATCTGCAACAGGCCGGACTGCAGCCGCGTGCGCGCAACGTGCGTTATCGCGGCGGTGAACTGGACCTGGTGATGGACGATGCCGGCACCGTGGTGTTCGTGGAAGTGCGTTACCGCGCGCGATCCGACTTCGGTGGCGGCGCTGCCTCGGTGGACGTGCGCAAGTGTCGACGCCTGGCCCATGCCGCGTTGTTGTATCTGCAGGACAACCCTGCACTGGCCAATGCGCCCTGTCGTTTCGACGTGGTGGAAGCCACGGGTGAACCGCCGCAGTTGCATTGGCTGCGGGATGCGTTCCGGTTGGATGATTGCTGA
- the ftsL gene encoding cell division protein FtsL encodes MSRLLLIILLASTVASAIGVVFVRHRHRQTFIELSRAERKRDDINLEFGRLQLEQATLAEANRVDRIAREKLGMKFPEAGDIVVVRP; translated from the coding sequence ATGAGCCGGCTGCTGCTGATCATCCTGTTGGCCTCGACCGTGGCCTCGGCGATCGGCGTCGTGTTCGTGCGTCACCGTCATCGGCAGACGTTCATCGAGCTGTCGCGCGCCGAACGCAAGCGCGATGACATCAACCTGGAATTCGGCCGCCTGCAGCTGGAACAGGCCACGCTGGCCGAAGCCAACCGCGTCGATCGCATCGCCCGCGAAAAGCTCGGCATGAAGTTCCCCGAAGCAGGGGACATCGTGGTGGTGCGGCCATGA
- the rsmI gene encoding 16S rRNA (cytidine(1402)-2'-O)-methyltransferase produces the protein MSVPTLYVVATPIGNLADLSPRAQEVLRSVAAICAEDTRRSGQLLSHFGIQQPLVALHEHNEEALSQRLVSRLQAGESLALVSDAGTPLVSDPGFRLVRAARAAGIKVSPIPGACAAIAALSVAGLPSDRFSFEGFLPAKASGRRDRLQALAGEVRTMVFYESSHRIAESLADMAAIFGGERPAVLARELTKLFETVLDGDLAGLLAKVEADENQRKGEFVVMVQGAGDDEEAQLAHGRRVYAKLSEHLPPSTAAKLAAELTGAPRKALYGS, from the coding sequence ATGAGTGTCCCAACCCTGTACGTCGTCGCCACCCCGATCGGCAACCTGGCCGATCTGAGCCCGCGCGCGCAGGAGGTGCTGCGCTCGGTGGCGGCCATCTGTGCCGAGGACACCCGCCGCAGCGGCCAGCTGCTGTCCCATTTCGGCATCCAGCAGCCGCTGGTGGCCCTGCACGAACACAATGAAGAGGCCCTGTCGCAGCGCCTGGTGTCGCGCCTGCAGGCGGGTGAGTCGCTGGCGCTGGTGAGCGATGCGGGCACCCCGCTGGTCAGCGACCCCGGCTTCCGCCTGGTGCGTGCTGCCCGTGCGGCTGGCATCAAGGTCAGCCCGATTCCCGGGGCCTGCGCTGCCATCGCCGCGCTGAGCGTGGCCGGTCTGCCCAGCGATCGCTTCAGCTTCGAAGGCTTCCTGCCGGCCAAGGCCAGCGGCCGCCGCGACCGCCTGCAGGCGCTGGCCGGCGAAGTGCGCACGATGGTGTTCTACGAATCCTCGCACCGCATCGCCGAATCGCTGGCGGACATGGCGGCGATCTTCGGCGGCGAGCGCCCGGCGGTGCTGGCACGCGAGCTGACCAAGCTGTTCGAGACCGTGCTTGATGGCGACCTGGCCGGCCTGCTGGCCAAGGTGGAAGCCGACGAGAACCAGCGCAAGGGCGAGTTCGTGGTGATGGTGCAGGGCGCCGGCGATGATGAGGAAGCGCAACTGGCGCATGGCCGCCGTGTGTACGCCAAGCTGAGCGAGCATCTGCCGCCGTCGACCGCGGCGAAGCTGGCGGCCGAGTTGACCGGTGCGCCGCGCAAGGCGTTGTACGGGAGTTGA
- a CDS encoding penicillin-binding protein activator has protein sequence MNKPAARISALSLSLMLLAGCATTSLTSAPESPAQSQALALIEQGKPRDAALQLEGLAATLRGGARANALADAAWAWNLAGDSARARSLLGQLTARQLTGASLQRYQLTGAELALADKQPAQALALLKDSGDNVLPALRTRWHLARATALQGTGDAFGAATERARAHASLTGSARSENQAAIAGLLGTLDDATLRSRAAALPANDPLYNFAGRALIARGLPLPRPFDRDGAAQFDTSKRPPAMSDGYRPPAKLAVLLPLSGRLATAAQPVRDGLLAAYYGETRRRPDINFIDTAGTPAGALAAYDKAVASGADFVVGPLGRDEVDAVYGRQQLQVPVLALNRGKDAPPAGSAGFSLAPEDDGIVAAEYLRGRERGKALVINSADDTGRRAAAAFAQRFAQRGGQVVATVGVSDAVGDVGAQVRNAGQVDAVFLAVRAPQARLLAPQLALAGAGVATRVGTSQLTVGSGKVEEDVALDGIVYPNEAWNVRSVSGLPSASQVASTLPSARGAAGRLFAFGADAWKITAYLDKLSNEGGLDGATGTLFLDSNGNILRQPAWSTFNGGRPMPIVGGR, from the coding sequence ATGAACAAGCCCGCCGCACGGATCTCCGCCCTGTCGTTGTCGCTGATGCTGCTGGCCGGCTGTGCCACCACCAGCCTGACCAGCGCGCCCGAATCGCCGGCCCAGAGCCAGGCGCTGGCGCTGATCGAACAGGGCAAGCCGCGCGACGCCGCACTGCAGCTGGAAGGCCTGGCCGCCACCCTGCGCGGCGGTGCCCGCGCCAACGCCCTGGCCGATGCAGCCTGGGCCTGGAACCTGGCCGGCGACAGCGCCCGCGCGCGCAGCCTGCTGGGCCAGCTCACCGCCCGCCAGCTGACCGGCGCCAGCCTGCAGCGCTACCAGCTGACCGGCGCCGAGCTGGCACTGGCCGACAAGCAGCCGGCACAGGCCCTGGCCCTGCTGAAGGACAGTGGCGACAACGTACTGCCGGCCCTGCGCACGCGCTGGCACCTGGCCCGCGCCACTGCCCTGCAGGGCACCGGCGATGCCTTCGGTGCCGCCACCGAGCGCGCACGCGCCCACGCCAGCCTGACCGGCAGCGCACGCAGCGAGAACCAGGCCGCCATTGCCGGCCTGCTCGGTACGCTTGACGATGCCACCCTGCGCAGCCGTGCCGCCGCCCTGCCGGCCAACGACCCGTTGTACAACTTCGCCGGCCGCGCGCTGATCGCGCGTGGCCTGCCTCTGCCGCGCCCGTTCGACCGCGACGGCGCCGCCCAGTTCGATACCAGCAAGCGCCCGCCGGCCATGAGCGACGGTTACCGTCCGCCGGCCAAGCTGGCCGTGCTGCTGCCGCTCAGCGGCCGCCTGGCCACCGCCGCGCAGCCGGTGCGCGATGGCCTGCTGGCCGCCTACTACGGCGAGACCCGCCGCCGCCCGGACATCAACTTCATCGACACCGCCGGTACCCCGGCCGGTGCGCTGGCCGCGTATGACAAGGCCGTCGCCTCCGGTGCCGACTTCGTGGTCGGCCCGCTGGGCCGCGACGAAGTGGACGCCGTGTACGGCCGCCAGCAGCTGCAGGTGCCGGTGCTGGCCCTGAACCGTGGCAAGGATGCGCCGCCAGCCGGCAGCGCCGGCTTCTCGCTGGCACCGGAAGACGACGGCATCGTCGCTGCCGAGTACCTGCGTGGCCGCGAGCGCGGCAAGGCGCTGGTGATCAACAGTGCCGACGACACCGGCCGCCGTGCCGCTGCGGCCTTCGCCCAGCGCTTCGCCCAGCGTGGCGGCCAGGTGGTGGCCACCGTCGGCGTCAGCGACGCGGTTGGCGATGTCGGCGCGCAGGTGCGCAATGCCGGCCAGGTCGATGCCGTGTTCCTCGCCGTGCGCGCCCCGCAGGCCCGCCTGCTGGCGCCGCAGCTGGCGCTGGCAGGTGCCGGTGTCGCCACCCGCGTCGGCACCTCGCAGCTGACCGTCGGTAGCGGCAAGGTGGAAGAAGACGTGGCGCTGGACGGCATCGTCTACCCGAACGAAGCCTGGAACGTGCGCAGCGTGTCCGGCCTGCCCTCGGCCAGCCAGGTGGCCAGCACCCTGCCCAGCGCACGCGGTGCCGCCGGCCGCCTGTTCGCCTTCGGCGCCGATGCCTGGAAGATCACCGCCTACCTGGACAAGCTGTCCAACGAAGGCGGCCTGGACGGCGCCACCGGCACCCTGTTCCTGGACAGCAACGGCAACATCCTGCGCCAGCCGGCCTGGTCCACCTTCAATGGCGGCCGGCCGATGCCGATCGTCGGTGGTCGCTGA
- a CDS encoding NRDE family protein — MCLLALGWMHHPRWRLVMTGNRDEFHARPTAALAPWQDETSVIGGRDLRSGGGWAGVGAGGRMAVVTNVRDPLAAQTGPSRGALVADFLRGRDPAAVHIDRLAIVAGAYAPFNLLLADGDSLEYLGNHPAERQRLGPGVHGMSNGALDAPWPKTRRLMAALSAWLKEDGVRSLSQEERDLTPLWNALADEHRPADSDLPDTGIGLERERWLSPAFIRGDDYGTRASTVLLIDAHGHGQIHERRFGPQGVALGQSQVDF, encoded by the coding sequence ATGTGCCTGCTCGCTCTTGGCTGGATGCACCACCCGCGCTGGCGGCTGGTGATGACCGGCAACCGTGATGAGTTCCACGCCCGCCCGACCGCCGCGCTGGCCCCCTGGCAGGATGAGACCTCCGTCATCGGGGGGCGCGACCTGCGCTCCGGCGGTGGCTGGGCCGGCGTTGGTGCCGGCGGCCGCATGGCCGTGGTCACCAATGTCCGCGATCCGCTGGCCGCACAGACCGGCCCGTCCCGGGGGGCGCTGGTGGCCGACTTCCTGCGCGGCCGCGACCCGGCCGCCGTGCATATCGACCGGCTGGCCATCGTGGCGGGCGCATATGCGCCCTTCAACCTGCTGCTGGCCGATGGCGACAGCCTGGAGTACCTGGGCAACCACCCGGCCGAACGCCAGCGCCTGGGCCCCGGCGTGCACGGCATGTCCAACGGCGCACTGGACGCGCCGTGGCCGAAGACCCGCCGGCTGATGGCTGCGCTTTCCGCCTGGCTGAAGGAAGACGGGGTCAGATCCCTTTCCCAAGAGGAAAGGGATCTGACCCCGCTCTGGAATGCTCTGGCCGATGAACACCGCCCGGCCGACAGCGACCTGCCCGACACCGGCATCGGCCTGGAGCGCGAGCGCTGGCTGAGCCCGGCCTTCATCCGTGGCGACGACTACGGCACCCGCGCCAGCACGGTGCTGTTGATCGACGCCCATGGCCACGGCCAGATCCACGAGCGCCGCTTCGGCCCGCAGGGTGTCGCCCTCGGCCAGAGCCAGGTCGATTTCTGA